A genomic segment from Brevundimonas sp. SORGH_AS_0993 encodes:
- a CDS encoding response regulator has product MTESRAYGRSGPIAGPGVGRHLLIVDDDDRIRELLKEFLAREGYRVTGAAHAAAAKRMMELIEFDLVVLDVMMPGESGFDLTTWVRNKAETSKTPVLLLTAKGDAEDRIEGLARGADDYMSKPFEPRELVLRIEAILRRTGGKPIGPREIKLGGAVFDMERLELTRDGAPQRLTEAEAQLLKTLALHAHAPVERMSLSPDTADITGRAVDVQVTRLRRKLEADPKNPRYLQTVRGVGYMLAPD; this is encoded by the coding sequence ATGACGGAATCGCGCGCCTATGGCCGTTCGGGGCCTATCGCCGGCCCTGGCGTGGGTCGCCATCTGCTGATCGTCGACGACGACGACCGCATCCGCGAGTTGCTGAAGGAGTTTCTGGCGCGCGAAGGCTATCGCGTCACCGGAGCCGCCCACGCCGCCGCCGCCAAACGGATGATGGAATTGATCGAGTTTGACCTGGTCGTGCTGGACGTCATGATGCCGGGCGAAAGCGGCTTCGATCTGACGACCTGGGTTCGCAACAAGGCCGAGACCTCCAAGACCCCGGTGCTTCTGCTGACCGCCAAGGGCGACGCCGAGGATCGGATCGAGGGTCTGGCGCGCGGCGCCGACGACTACATGTCCAAACCCTTCGAGCCGCGCGAACTGGTGCTTCGGATCGAGGCCATCCTGCGCCGCACGGGCGGCAAGCCCATCGGCCCGCGCGAGATCAAGCTGGGCGGCGCGGTCTTCGACATGGAGCGGCTGGAGCTGACCCGCGACGGCGCGCCCCAGCGCCTGACCGAGGCCGAGGCGCAACTGCTGAAGACCCTGGCCCTGCACGCCCATGCGCCGGTCGAGCGGATGAGCCTGTCGCCCGACACCGCCGACATCACCGGCCGGGCCGTCGACGTTCAGGTCACGCGCCTGCGCCGCAAGCTGGAGGCAGACCCCAAGAACCCGCGCTATCTGCAGACCGTGCGGGGCGTGGGCTATATGCTGGCCCCCGACTGA
- a CDS encoding ATP-binding protein — translation MRLLPAYLWPRFLKRRLPTSLWGRSLLIIVLPVLVMQVAVTWVFFDAHWQTVTARLSEGLAGDIAWAVQSYEDDPSPANLARIADRAERSMSLSIALQDGRTLPTETRRGPIGVVDRVLDRALDARLDRPYWFDTTRYPAYVDIQVQEPQGVLRIIAPRERAVATQAHIFVLWLTIATVLLMGVAILFIRNQVRAIERLADAAEAFGRGETVPRFKPHGAREVRAAATAFLAMRDRIQRHIDQRTALLASVSHDLRTPLTRLRLELALAPPFKRQDAMRGDLDEMEHMIDEYLDFARGEAGEPPQPVSIPDLLEAAGDDARRAGAEVQVLVPAGLAASLRPLAFKRALVNLAGNAAAHGERVRLSGRALASGGLEIAVEDDGPGIPEDMYEEAFRPFSRLDASRNQNRKGVGLGLAIARDVARGHGGDVVLDRSDMGGLKALIRLPAPVTASPPSEPRPG, via the coding sequence ATGCGGCTGTTGCCCGCCTATCTGTGGCCGCGCTTCCTGAAGCGACGCCTGCCGACCTCGCTCTGGGGCCGGTCGCTGCTGATCATCGTCCTGCCCGTGCTGGTCATGCAGGTGGCCGTGACCTGGGTGTTCTTCGACGCCCACTGGCAGACCGTGACCGCGCGCCTGTCCGAGGGCCTGGCCGGCGACATCGCCTGGGCGGTCCAGTCCTATGAGGACGACCCCTCCCCCGCCAATCTGGCGCGGATCGCCGACCGGGCCGAGCGATCCATGTCCCTGTCCATCGCGCTTCAGGACGGCCGCACCCTGCCGACCGAGACCCGGCGCGGCCCCATCGGCGTGGTGGACCGGGTGCTGGACCGCGCGCTGGATGCGCGTCTGGACCGTCCCTACTGGTTCGACACCACCCGCTACCCGGCCTATGTCGACATCCAGGTGCAGGAGCCGCAAGGCGTGCTGCGCATCATCGCCCCGCGCGAACGGGCCGTGGCGACCCAGGCCCATATCTTCGTCCTGTGGCTGACCATCGCCACGGTGCTGCTGATGGGGGTGGCGATCCTGTTCATCCGCAATCAGGTCCGCGCCATCGAGCGCCTCGCCGATGCGGCCGAGGCCTTCGGCCGGGGCGAGACCGTGCCCCGCTTCAAACCCCACGGCGCGCGCGAGGTGCGGGCGGCGGCCACCGCCTTCCTGGCCATGCGCGACCGAATCCAGCGCCACATCGACCAGCGCACCGCCCTCCTGGCCTCCGTCAGCCACGATCTGCGAACGCCCCTGACGCGGCTTCGTCTGGAACTGGCCCTGGCCCCGCCCTTCAAGCGTCAGGACGCCATGCGCGGCGACCTGGACGAGATGGAGCATATGATTGACGAATATCTGGACTTCGCGCGCGGCGAGGCCGGAGAACCGCCCCAGCCCGTCTCCATCCCCGACCTGCTGGAAGCCGCAGGCGACGACGCCCGGCGCGCCGGGGCCGAGGTCCAGGTGCTGGTTCCCGCCGGCCTCGCCGCCTCCCTGCGTCCCCTGGCCTTCAAGCGCGCCCTGGTGAACCTGGCGGGCAACGCCGCCGCGCATGGCGAGCGGGTCCGCCTGTCCGGCCGCGCCCTGGCGTCCGGCGGTCTGGAAATCGCGGTCGAGGACGACGGCCCCGGAATCCCCGAGGATATGTATGAAGAGGCCTTCCGGCCCTTTTCCCGCCTGGACGCCTCGCGCAACCAGAACCGCAAGGGCGTGGGTCTGGGCCTGGCCATCGCGCGTGACGTGGCGCGCGGCCATGGCGGCGACGTCGTCCTGGACCGCAGCGACATGGGGGGGCTGAAGGCCCTGATCCGCCTGCCCGCGCCCGTCACCGCGTCTCCGCCTTCCGAACCCAGGCCTGGCTGA
- a CDS encoding pyrroline-5-carboxylate reductase gives MPESALADGPVVLVGCGRLGAAILEGWLLTGAVAPSDLMILSPSRKPAAEAARAKGARVNPPLEALTAARAVVLAVKPALWRQVMAPLTPFLHDQAVIVSVMAGVTAPTLAEGLGGWPIVRVMPTTGVARGRGVASVWAADAAARALGRALFEPMAETVDLADEDLMDAATAVAGSGAAYFYAFTQALAEAGAKAGLDAATAETLARATLKSAADAMGDEALDALIARIASPGGSTRAGLESMQSDGRLTAMLEDTVAAAVRRNREMGA, from the coding sequence ATGCCAGAATCGGCGTTGGCCGATGGGCCGGTCGTCCTGGTTGGCTGCGGCCGTCTGGGCGCGGCCATTCTGGAGGGGTGGCTGCTGACCGGCGCGGTCGCGCCGTCCGATCTGATGATCCTCAGTCCTTCCCGGAAGCCGGCCGCCGAGGCGGCCCGGGCAAAGGGCGCGCGGGTCAATCCGCCGCTGGAGGCGCTGACGGCCGCGCGGGCGGTGGTGCTGGCGGTCAAGCCGGCCTTGTGGCGACAGGTCATGGCGCCGCTGACGCCCTTCCTGCATGACCAGGCCGTGATCGTTTCCGTCATGGCGGGAGTGACGGCGCCGACCCTGGCCGAGGGGTTGGGCGGCTGGCCCATCGTGCGGGTGATGCCGACGACAGGCGTGGCGCGCGGCCGGGGCGTGGCCTCGGTCTGGGCGGCCGATGCGGCGGCGCGCGCCCTGGGACGCGCCCTGTTCGAACCGATGGCGGAGACGGTCGATCTGGCGGACGAAGACCTGATGGACGCGGCCACCGCCGTCGCCGGGTCGGGAGCGGCCTATTTTTACGCCTTCACGCAGGCGCTGGCCGAGGCGGGCGCCAAGGCCGGTCTGGACGCCGCCACGGCCGAGACCCTGGCGCGCGCGACGCTGAAATCCGCCGCCGACGCCATGGGCGACGAGGCGCTGGACGCCCTGATCGCCCGCATCGCCTCTCCGGGCGGTTCGACACGCGCGGGCTTGGAGTCGATGCAGAGCGACGGGCGCCTGACCGCCATGCTGGAAGACACGGTCGCGGCGGCCGTGCGCCGCAACCGTGAAATGGGCGCGTGA
- a CDS encoding YbjN domain-containing protein — MDIARPEETDVPFDPLEVVEHVLTAENLPFDRTDDGDLAFALAGDWKDYELWFAWRPEGDCLQLCCALDLRVAKSRKTAAYELVGLINQRTWMGHFEVWAEDGEIVFRHSLALPMGERPTLAQAASMIDAAIEAADRYYPAFDFMVRGNKKPQEAIDACLFETVGNA; from the coding sequence ATGGATATCGCCCGGCCCGAAGAAACGGACGTGCCCTTCGACCCGCTGGAGGTCGTGGAGCATGTTCTCACGGCCGAGAACCTGCCGTTCGACCGCACCGACGACGGCGACCTGGCCTTCGCCCTGGCCGGGGATTGGAAGGACTATGAGCTGTGGTTCGCCTGGCGGCCGGAAGGGGATTGCCTGCAACTGTGCTGCGCCCTGGACCTGCGCGTCGCCAAGAGCCGCAAGACGGCCGCCTATGAGTTGGTCGGCCTGATCAATCAGCGCACCTGGATGGGCCATTTCGAGGTCTGGGCCGAGGACGGGGAGATCGTCTTCCGTCACTCCCTGGCCCTGCCGATGGGCGAACGTCCGACCCTGGCGCAGGCGGCGTCGATGATCGACGCGGCCATCGAGGCGGCGGATCGCTACTATCCCGCCTTCGACTTCATGGTTCGGGGCAACAAGAAGCCGCAGGAGGCGATCGACGCCTGCCTGTTCGAAACGGTCGGCAACGCCTGA
- a CDS encoding accessory factor UbiK family protein produces the protein MQTRNPLLDEFAKLTTGAMGLAQAAGEEAKTAWRAQTDRIVAEMDLVRRDEFDVLKDEIAALRAEIAALKAGATAPKKAADKPLKGTSTDGTQPGDAAG, from the coding sequence ATGCAGACCCGCAATCCTCTTCTGGACGAGTTCGCCAAACTGACCACGGGCGCGATGGGCCTGGCCCAGGCCGCCGGTGAAGAGGCCAAGACCGCCTGGCGCGCCCAGACCGACCGGATCGTAGCCGAGATGGATCTGGTCCGCCGCGACGAATTCGACGTGCTGAAAGACGAGATCGCCGCCCTGCGCGCCGAGATCGCGGCGCTGAAAGCCGGCGCGACCGCGCCCAAGAAGGCCGCCGACAAGCCTCTCAAGGGAACGTCCACAGATGGAACTCAACCCGGGGACGCAGCCGGTTGA
- the lgt gene encoding prolipoprotein diacylglyceryl transferase, with product MPFPEFDPVLIHLGPLPIRWYALAYVAGIVLGWWYAARLIKTQRLWAPGKPPLTTTQLDDLVLWIVLGVILGGRLGYALFYKPVMYAQLFTGQSLGERFELFQLWTGGMSFHGGMIGTTLAVVLYARAKKLNTLSIGDMALATAPIGLFFGRLANFINGELWGRQTTVPWGVNFCNARVREFYGPTCEFVDRAGHVQGPGDMVRHASQLYEAGLEGLVLCTLLALAVWKGGLLKKPGYVTGLFLVGYGVCRAALENVREPDVGMPHFPLGLTMGMMLSTPMILIGAWLIWRAWNRPPVAA from the coding sequence TTGCCCTTTCCCGAATTCGATCCGGTCCTGATCCATCTGGGACCGCTTCCGATCCGCTGGTACGCCCTGGCCTATGTGGCGGGCATCGTTCTGGGCTGGTGGTACGCCGCGCGTCTGATCAAGACCCAGCGCCTGTGGGCGCCGGGCAAGCCGCCGCTGACGACCACGCAATTGGACGACTTGGTGCTGTGGATCGTGCTGGGCGTCATCCTGGGCGGCCGGCTGGGCTACGCCCTGTTCTACAAGCCGGTCATGTACGCCCAGCTGTTCACCGGCCAGTCCCTGGGCGAACGGTTCGAACTGTTCCAGCTGTGGACCGGCGGCATGAGTTTCCACGGCGGCATGATCGGCACCACCTTGGCCGTCGTCCTCTATGCCCGAGCCAAGAAGCTGAACACGCTCAGCATCGGCGACATGGCCCTGGCCACCGCCCCCATCGGCCTGTTTTTCGGACGCCTGGCCAACTTCATCAATGGCGAACTCTGGGGCCGGCAAACGACGGTTCCGTGGGGCGTGAACTTCTGCAACGCCAGGGTCCGCGAATTCTACGGCCCGACCTGCGAGTTCGTGGATCGGGCGGGTCATGTTCAGGGCCCCGGCGACATGGTGCGCCACGCCAGCCAGCTGTACGAAGCCGGGCTGGAGGGTCTGGTTCTCTGCACCCTGCTGGCGCTGGCGGTATGGAAGGGCGGCCTGCTGAAGAAGCCCGGCTATGTCACCGGCCTGTTCCTGGTCGGCTACGGCGTCTGCCGCGCCGCTCTGGAGAATGTGCGTGAACCCGATGTCGGCATGCCCCACTTCCCGCTGGGCCTGACCATGGGAATGATGCTGTCGACCCCGATGATCCTGATCGGCGCCTGGCTGATCTGGCGCGCCTGGAACCGGCCCCCCGTCGCAGCATGA
- a CDS encoding class I SAM-dependent methyltransferase → MSGQETLKARLAREIALTGPMTVADYVTRCLHDPRDGYYASRPALGEGGDFITAPLVSQMFGELIGLWAVETWSRLGAPERFRLVEVGPGDGTLMSDALMASRGAARLVPGFLEACDLILIEPSGPLRDLQARALADADLSPRWVRDLARIETDAPIILIANEVLDCLPARQFVRTDGGWAERRIGVTDENDLIFGLTAISGGFDKPDFPIEPGQVFEISEQQTAFGRDLGALVKAASGAALLIDYGRARPEAGDTLQALRRHQKVDPLDAPGQADLTQWADFPLVLEAALRAGADVTGCLPQGDFLRRLGIEARAHALKEGRLKSGRPQAAAVIDRQLNRLTAEDQMGTLFKAAAIFSPRTLIVPGWDV, encoded by the coding sequence ATGAGCGGCCAGGAGACGCTGAAGGCCCGTCTGGCGAGGGAGATCGCCCTGACCGGGCCGATGACGGTGGCCGACTATGTGACCCGCTGCCTGCACGATCCCAGGGACGGCTACTACGCCTCGCGCCCCGCGCTGGGCGAAGGAGGCGACTTCATCACCGCACCCCTGGTCAGCCAGATGTTCGGCGAACTGATCGGCCTGTGGGCGGTCGAGACCTGGAGCCGGCTGGGCGCGCCAGAAAGGTTCCGCCTGGTCGAGGTCGGTCCCGGCGACGGCACGCTGATGAGCGACGCCCTAATGGCGAGCAGGGGGGCCGCGCGCCTGGTTCCGGGCTTCCTCGAAGCCTGCGACCTTATCCTGATCGAGCCTAGCGGCCCTTTACGCGATCTGCAGGCCCGGGCCCTGGCCGACGCCGACCTGTCGCCGCGCTGGGTGCGCGACCTGGCGCGGATCGAGACCGACGCCCCCATCATCCTGATCGCCAACGAGGTTCTGGACTGCCTGCCCGCGCGCCAGTTCGTCCGCACCGACGGCGGCTGGGCCGAGCGGCGCATCGGCGTCACCGACGAGAACGACCTGATCTTCGGCCTGACCGCCATTTCCGGCGGCTTCGACAAGCCCGACTTTCCCATCGAACCCGGCCAGGTCTTCGAGATTTCCGAACAGCAGACCGCCTTCGGCCGCGACCTGGGCGCCCTCGTCAAGGCCGCCTCGGGCGCCGCCCTGTTGATCGACTACGGCCGCGCGCGGCCCGAGGCGGGCGACACCCTCCAGGCCCTGCGTCGGCACCAGAAGGTCGATCCGCTGGACGCGCCGGGCCAGGCCGACCTGACCCAGTGGGCCGACTTCCCCCTGGTGCTGGAGGCGGCGCTCCGCGCCGGCGCCGACGTCACCGGCTGCCTGCCTCAGGGCGACTTCCTGCGTCGCCTGGGGATCGAAGCGCGAGCTCACGCCTTGAAGGAGGGCCGGCTGAAGTCGGGCCGGCCCCAGGCCGCCGCCGTCATCGACCGCCAACTGAACCGCCTGACCGCCGAGGACCAGATGGGAACCCTGTTCAAGGCCGCCGCCATCTTCTCGCCCCGCACCCTGATCGTGCCCGGATGGGACGTGTGA
- the pgeF gene encoding peptidoglycan editing factor PgeF, producing the protein MTDLAPITHPLLTAAGFDHGFFTRAGGVSTGIYAGLNAGVGSKDDPAAVAENRRRVAARFGADADHLNGCYQIHSAVARVAEGPWGGDRPEGDAIVSVEPGLLCSILTADCAPVLLADPETRAVAAVHAGWKGALGGVVHSAVTAMEALGAQPRRILAVVGPCIAQASYEVGLDFQDRFAHHDPGSARFFKPGASADKRLFDLPGFVLWRLQQAGVDRAVWTGHDTCADETRFFSNRRAFQRSEPDFGRLISVIAA; encoded by the coding sequence ATGACCGATCTGGCCCCCATCACCCATCCGCTGCTGACCGCCGCCGGCTTCGACCACGGTTTCTTCACCCGCGCGGGCGGCGTATCGACCGGGATCTACGCCGGGCTGAACGCCGGCGTCGGCTCCAAGGACGATCCCGCCGCCGTGGCCGAGAACCGTCGCCGCGTCGCCGCCCGCTTCGGCGCCGACGCCGATCACCTGAACGGCTGCTATCAGATTCATTCCGCCGTGGCCCGCGTCGCGGAAGGCCCCTGGGGCGGCGACCGGCCCGAAGGCGACGCCATCGTCTCGGTCGAACCCGGCCTTCTGTGCTCCATCCTGACGGCCGACTGCGCCCCGGTTCTGCTGGCCGATCCCGAGACCCGCGCCGTGGCCGCCGTCCACGCCGGCTGGAAGGGCGCCCTGGGCGGCGTCGTCCACTCGGCCGTCACGGCGATGGAGGCCCTGGGCGCCCAGCCGCGCCGCATCCTGGCCGTCGTCGGCCCCTGCATCGCCCAGGCCAGCTACGAGGTCGGCCTAGATTTCCAGGACCGGTTCGCCCATCACGACCCCGGCAGCGCCCGCTTCTTCAAGCCGGGCGCGAGCGCGGACAAACGCCTGTTCGACCTGCCCGGCTTCGTCCTGTGGCGCTTGCAGCAGGCGGGGGTGGATCGGGCCGTCTGGACCGGACACGACACCTGCGCGGACGAGACGCGCTTCTTCTCCAACCGCCGCGCCTTCCAGCGCAGCGAACCGGATTTCGGTCGATTGATCAGCGTGATCGCGGCCTGA
- the lpxC gene encoding UDP-3-O-acyl-N-acetylglucosamine deacetylase: protein MPVSHDHHERTIVAPAIIAGVGVHTGRRVRLAVRPAPAGSGIVFVRTDVNDRDNRIPVSGEAVVDARLNTMIANAADVRLSTIEHLMSAFAALGVSNAVVEVDGPELPILDGSALEFVRLLDRAGFRPQSTPQTYIEILEPVHVVEGDKHAALMPCDRYEMRMEIDFASAAIGNQVIDFVVDEATFRSDIMAARTFGFAHEVEALRQAGLARGGSLENAVVIDGDDILNPGGLRMEREFVRHKALDAIGDLYVLGAPLLGRYEGYKAGHALNNKLVRQLLATPSAWREVTRVPELAQAG from the coding sequence TTGCCGGTCAGCCACGACCATCACGAACGCACCATCGTCGCCCCGGCCATCATCGCCGGGGTGGGTGTGCACACCGGCCGTCGCGTGCGGCTGGCGGTTCGTCCTGCGCCGGCCGGCAGCGGGATCGTGTTCGTGCGCACCGATGTGAACGACCGCGACAACCGCATCCCGGTCTCGGGCGAGGCGGTGGTGGACGCGCGCCTGAACACCATGATCGCCAACGCCGCCGACGTGCGCCTGTCGACCATCGAACATCTGATGTCGGCCTTTGCCGCCCTTGGGGTTTCGAACGCCGTGGTCGAGGTGGACGGGCCGGAGCTGCCGATTCTGGACGGTTCGGCGCTGGAGTTCGTCAGGCTGCTTGATCGCGCGGGCTTTCGGCCTCAATCGACGCCGCAAACCTATATCGAGATCCTTGAGCCGGTCCATGTGGTCGAGGGCGACAAACACGCCGCCCTGATGCCCTGCGACCGCTATGAGATGCGCATGGAGATCGACTTTGCGTCGGCCGCCATCGGCAATCAGGTGATCGACTTCGTCGTCGATGAGGCGACCTTCCGTTCGGACATCATGGCCGCCCGAACCTTCGGCTTCGCCCATGAGGTCGAAGCCCTGCGTCAGGCCGGTCTGGCGCGCGGCGGCTCGCTGGAGAACGCCGTGGTCATCGACGGCGACGACATCCTGAACCCCGGCGGCCTGCGGATGGAGCGGGAGTTCGTGCGCCACAAGGCGCTGGACGCCATCGGCGACCTTTATGTGCTGGGCGCGCCGCTGCTGGGCCGGTACGAAGGCTACAAGGCCGGCCACGCCCTGAACAACAAGCTGGTCCGCCAACTGCTGGCCACGCCCAGCGCCTGGCGCGAAGTCACCCGCGTGCCGGAACTGGCCCAGGCCGGCTGA
- the ftsZ gene encoding cell division protein FtsZ yields the protein MSLSLVKPQHTELKPRIVVFGVGGAGGNAVNNMIDAGLEGVEFVVANTDAQHLSFAKTDRRIQLGETITQGLGAGAHPEVGMNAAEESADEIHQHLEGAHMVFITCGMGGGTGTGAAPVIAKCARDRGILTVGVVTKPFTFEGRHRMRLADAGVAELQRYVDTLIVIPNQNLFRVANERTTFADAFGMADQVLHSGVRSITDLMILPGLINLDFADVRAVMSEMGKAMMGTGEATGDDRALLAAQNAIANPLLDETSLKGAKAVLVNITGGLDMTLLEVDEAANAISAEVDGDANIIFGAAFDPALDGKIRVSVVATGMDEGEVRRIEPIAPTSTLSGHDARRSAGGTYGAASTRAPDPTRDAYREPIRAERAPEPRPEPRIEPAPVVPTFQAREPEPRPEPVIRVAEPQPQAHARTLEPIVDPWVEEYETRAPAAAQRTRAEPQEDLYASRAPEPAVDDYDDRDHRRSGWSLFGRGKRAQPQPEPGYGARPAPQMRSSAQAAPQPQQEAGQADDDLEIPSFLRRLAN from the coding sequence ATGTCGCTCTCATTGGTCAAGCCGCAACACACGGAACTGAAGCCCCGCATCGTCGTGTTCGGCGTCGGCGGCGCCGGCGGCAACGCCGTCAACAACATGATCGACGCCGGGCTTGAGGGCGTCGAGTTCGTGGTGGCCAACACAGACGCGCAGCATCTGAGCTTCGCCAAGACCGATCGCCGCATCCAGCTGGGCGAGACCATCACGCAAGGTCTGGGCGCTGGCGCTCACCCCGAAGTCGGCATGAACGCCGCCGAGGAATCGGCCGATGAGATTCATCAGCACCTCGAAGGCGCGCACATGGTGTTCATCACCTGCGGCATGGGCGGCGGCACCGGCACGGGCGCGGCGCCCGTCATCGCCAAATGCGCGCGTGATCGCGGCATCCTGACCGTCGGCGTCGTGACCAAGCCCTTCACCTTCGAAGGCCGCCACCGCATGCGCCTGGCCGACGCGGGCGTCGCCGAGCTGCAACGCTATGTCGACACCCTGATTGTCATTCCGAACCAGAACCTGTTCCGCGTCGCCAACGAACGCACGACCTTCGCCGACGCCTTTGGCATGGCCGACCAGGTCCTGCACTCGGGCGTCCGCTCGATCACCGACCTGATGATCCTGCCCGGCCTGATCAATCTGGACTTCGCCGACGTGCGCGCCGTCATGTCCGAAATGGGTAAGGCGATGATGGGCACGGGCGAGGCCACGGGCGACGACCGCGCCTTGCTGGCGGCCCAGAACGCCATCGCCAATCCGCTGTTGGACGAGACCAGCCTGAAGGGCGCCAAGGCCGTGTTGGTGAACATCACCGGCGGTCTGGACATGACCCTGCTGGAAGTCGACGAGGCGGCCAACGCCATTTCGGCCGAGGTGGACGGCGACGCCAACATCATCTTCGGCGCGGCCTTCGACCCGGCGCTGGACGGCAAGATCCGCGTCTCGGTGGTGGCCACCGGCATGGACGAGGGCGAGGTCCGTCGCATCGAGCCGATCGCCCCGACCAGCACCCTGTCAGGCCATGACGCCCGCCGTTCGGCCGGCGGAACGTATGGCGCCGCTTCGACCCGCGCGCCCGACCCGACGCGCGACGCCTATCGCGAGCCGATCCGCGCCGAGCGCGCGCCCGAGCCGCGCCCGGAGCCCCGCATCGAACCGGCTCCCGTCGTCCCGACCTTTCAGGCCCGCGAGCCGGAACCGCGCCCCGAGCCGGTGATCCGTGTCGCCGAGCCTCAGCCCCAGGCGCATGCTCGCACACTGGAGCCCATCGTCGATCCGTGGGTCGAGGAGTACGAGACCCGCGCGCCCGCCGCGGCCCAGCGCACCCGCGCCGAACCGCAGGAAGACCTCTACGCCAGCCGCGCGCCCGAACCGGCGGTCGACGACTATGACGACCGCGATCATCGCCGCAGCGGTTGGAGCCTGTTCGGTCGCGGCAAGCGCGCCCAGCCGCAGCCCGAGCCGGGCTATGGCGCCCGTCCGGCCCCGCAGATGCGGTCGTCGGCCCAGGCGGCGCCGCAGCCGCAGCAGGAGGCGGGACAGGCCGATGACGACCTGGAAATCCCGTCCTTTCTTCGGCGGCTCGCGAACTGA